AGTCTTCAACTTCTCCTGTTTTCAATACGATCTTTTGTAACACGGGACCTGTTTCAACAGCCCATATTTTTAAAGTATGCGCTCCCGGCTTCCCAACATTTATTATGCTGCGAACCCGGGTGACATTATTACTTACCGAAGCAGCCCAGCCATCTTTAGTGTCTTGGTGCAAATTAAGCATTTGTGGTTCTTTATCATCAACAGAGACCGCAAAATTAAGTCCGCCTTTATTCAGGTAGTCCAGCGTGGGAGAAAAAAACAATACCAGTTCCGCTTCTCCTTCATTTTGGGTGAAAATATCATAAGTCAGATATGGATTATTCAGGCTAAACTCTTCGTGTACAGGCGCCCCTGGAAAAGCTGCCATGGCCGATCCTGTCCTGCCAAGGTTGGGGATAAGCTGCCAGCCTCTGCCCTCTTTTTGAACATTTTCTGAAAAATTGGCCGCTTCCATAGAAATATAGCCGTTGCTCTCTACAAAGCCATGAATATTTTCATCCCGCGGGTTGTTAACCGGAACTTCAACAGTTATTTTTTTCCCAGTGCCTTTAATTTGGAAAGAGCCACGAGTGCTTCCCTTAGGAGCTTCTTCCCAATTCACACTCACCAAAAGCCGTTTTTGATCTTCTATTGTCCCCTTTTCTTCAGAAATCTCTATCCATTTTGACTTCTTCTGAATTTTATACTGAAAAGGTTTTTGGCCTTTATTAAAAACTTCCACGTAAAACTCCTGGTCATTGAAGGGGTCAAAAGCAGGTAAGCTGCCAGAAGAATTTCTGTCAAAAGTGGCATTTTTGGAAGCCTGTACAGCCACACCCATTTCAGCTTCTTGGGGAATTTTTATCTCCCTTACTTCGGGCATATTGTTCTGCTCTGGCTGCTGCCAGTACGTGTAACCAATGTGCGTTTGAGACATCATGTGGTTCCACTTTCCGTTTGCCAGTTCGGTATGATATTCTTCAGTTAAAGCGGCATCTTTCGCAAAAAGCGCTTTCACCTTCTCTGCATATTTATTGGCTGCGGCCCGGCCCTGTTTTGCGTAAAGCCGGTTTTTACCTGCCGCCACATAAAGTTCATTAAGGTTAGCCGAAGCTTTAACAGGAAAAAGCACTAACTGAAAGTACGCATCTTTATATTCCTGCGGAATTTCAGCATAAATCCCTTCTGCCTTTTCAACCAGTGCATTGTAGTCTTTAACAATATCTTCGGCTTCGCTGAAGCTGGTAAGGCTGTAAGTTTCGGGGCTTATAAGTTCCGGTTTGCGGCGGCTGTTGTACTTGGTGTAGGTAAGCAAAAGATCTGCAATCTTTTCGGAATATTTTTCATTGAACTGTTTTTCTGCCCAGGTAACCGTATAATTTCTTAGATCATCGGCTGAAATTTCTTCAGGATCCCATGCGTAATCAAGAAAAAAACTAATGGGAAATTCCATAGGCTTGATATCGCCCACATTTACGATCCATAATTCATTTGCTCCATACTGGTAGGCAAGGTTCATCTGCTCCCAAACCCTGGAGATTTGGGTAGTATTAAGCCATTTATAGTTTCTTGGCCCTCCCACGTAATCATAGTGATAGTAAATCCCGTAACCTCCCGCTCTGGGCTTATCTTTTGGGTTGGGAAGTTTCCTGATATTCCCCCAGTTATCATCTGCCAAAAGCAGAGTGACATCATCGGGGACCCGCATTCCCTGGTCGTAATAATCCTGTACTTCTTTATACAATGCCCAAACCTGCGGAGTCTCTTCGGAAGGTTTCCCGCTTACATCTGCGATGATCTCCCGCTGGTCTTTTACAATTTTTTCCAGAAGTTCAATGGCCGTGCCTTCGCTCATGGGCTCGTCACCATCACCTCTCATCCCAATGGTAACCACACTTTCGTAATCTCCCATTCTTTCAATACCGTCTCTCCAGAATTTACGCAGGTTTTCAGGGTTTTTGTTATAGTCCCATTCGCCTTCCCCATAGCGCCGCCATTCATCATGCGCCCTCATTAAAGGCTCATGGTGGGAAGTTCCTATCACCACTCCGTACTCATCGGCTAATTCGGGGTTCTTTGGATCGTCATCGTAAAAAGCCCTGCCCCACATCGCCGGCCACAAGTAATTCCCTTTTAACCGCAGGATGAGTTCATAAACATGCTTATAAAACTCGCTGTTGAACCCGCCGAACTTCTCTCCGGCCCAACCCGATAGTGCTGGTGCTTCATCATTTATAAAAATCCCCCTGTACTTTACTTTTGGTGTGCCATCAGAAAATTTCCCGGGCTTCACGTACAGTTCTTCAGCCTTATCTGAAGGCACATCGGCCCAAAAATGCCATGGAGAGACTCCAATTTCTTCAGAAAGGTCATAGGTCCCAAAGATGGTTCCGCGTTTATCACTGCCCACAATTACCAGCGCCTGTTCCAGGCCAGGCAAAGGTTGAGCCACTGTTTGTATGGAAAAAGCCTCCCATTTTCCTTTTATTTCTGAAACTTCAAGTTTTCTGCTTTCTACCAGCTTATCAATAAGACTGCTGCTCCCCAGGGTCCCAATAATAACGGCCCGCGCTGCACCGACTTCAGAATTCAGGTTCAATTCCGGAAGTTCGCCTGTAACCCGTTCAATATCGCGCACAAGATCTCCCGCAACGCGAATTACTCCCTGGTGGTCATTTTCAGCAACATAAACGGGGGCTGCTCCTTTTCTGGTCATCAACGGAAAATATCCTTCGCCAGCCCCAGTAACAATGTAACTATCCTGCGCAAAAACAGCAGGTATTGAAAGAA
This Salinimicrobium tongyeongense DNA region includes the following protein-coding sequences:
- a CDS encoding glycosyl hydrolase 115 family protein, which encodes MKKTYFPTPSEAKVFLAAVFVAVLSIPAVFAQDSYIVTGAGEGYFPLMTRKGAAPVYVAENDHQGVIRVAGDLVRDIERVTGELPELNLNSEVGAARAVIIGTLGSSSLIDKLVESRKLEVSEIKGKWEAFSIQTVAQPLPGLEQALVIVGSDKRGTIFGTYDLSEEIGVSPWHFWADVPSDKAEELYVKPGKFSDGTPKVKYRGIFINDEAPALSGWAGEKFGGFNSEFYKHVYELILRLKGNYLWPAMWGRAFYDDDPKNPELADEYGVVIGTSHHEPLMRAHDEWRRYGEGEWDYNKNPENLRKFWRDGIERMGDYESVVTIGMRGDGDEPMSEGTAIELLEKIVKDQREIIADVSGKPSEETPQVWALYKEVQDYYDQGMRVPDDVTLLLADDNWGNIRKLPNPKDKPRAGGYGIYYHYDYVGGPRNYKWLNTTQISRVWEQMNLAYQYGANELWIVNVGDIKPMEFPISFFLDYAWDPEEISADDLRNYTVTWAEKQFNEKYSEKIADLLLTYTKYNSRRKPELISPETYSLTSFSEAEDIVKDYNALVEKAEGIYAEIPQEYKDAYFQLVLFPVKASANLNELYVAAGKNRLYAKQGRAAANKYAEKVKALFAKDAALTEEYHTELANGKWNHMMSQTHIGYTYWQQPEQNNMPEVREIKIPQEAEMGVAVQASKNATFDRNSSGSLPAFDPFNDQEFYVEVFNKGQKPFQYKIQKKSKWIEISEEKGTIEDQKRLLVSVNWEEAPKGSTRGSFQIKGTGKKITVEVPVNNPRDENIHGFVESNGYISMEAANFSENVQKEGRGWQLIPNLGRTGSAMAAFPGAPVHEEFSLNNPYLTYDIFTQNEGEAELVLFFSPTLDYLNKGGLNFAVSVDDKEPQMLNLHQDTKDGWAASVSNNVTRVRSIINVGKPGAHTLKIWAVETGPVLQKIVLKTGEVEDSYLGPPESAKIEKN